The Camelina sativa cultivar DH55 chromosome 14, Cs, whole genome shotgun sequence genome includes a window with the following:
- the LOC104739925 gene encoding cytochrome P450 87A3-like, whose protein sequence is MWALFIWVSLLLISITHWIYSWKNPKCKGKLPPGSMGFPLLGETIQFFKPNSTSDIPPFVKERVKKYGPIFKTNLVGRPVIVSTDADLSYFVFQQEGRCFQSWYPDTFTNIFGRNNVGSLHGFMYKYLKSMVLTLFGHDGLKKMLPQVEITASKRLELWSNQDSVELKDATASMIFDLTAKKLISHEPDKSSENLRANFVAFIQGLISFPFDIPGTAYHKCLQGREKAMKMLKSMLQERRKNPRKIPSDFFDYVIEEIQKEGTILTEDIALDLMFVLLFASFETTSLALTLAIKFLTDDPAVLKRLTEEHETILRNRKDADSGLTWEEYKSMTYTFQFINETARLANIVPAIFRKTLRDIKFKDYTIPAGWAVMVCPPAVHLNPEKYKDPLVFNPSRWEGSKATNASKHFMAFGGGMRFCVGTDFTKLQMAAFLHTLVTKYRWEEIKGGDILRTPGLQFPNGYHVRLHKKET, encoded by the exons ATGTGGGCATTGTTCATTTGGGTTTCTCTGCTTCTCATAAGTATCACACATTGGATATATAGTTGGAAGAACCCTAAATGCAAAGGAAAGCTTCCACCTGGCTCCATGGGTTTCCCATTACTCGGGGAGACTATCCAGTTCTTCAAGCCAAACTCAACTTCAGACATCCCTCCCTTTGTCAAAGAAAGGGTAAAGAA GTATGGTCCTATTTTCAAGACCAATCTCGTGGGCAGACCAGTTATTGTATCAACAGATGCTGATCTGAGTTATTTTGTGTTTCAACAAGAGGGTCGTTGTTTCCAGAGTTGGTATCCAGACACTTTTACCAACATCTTTGGGAGAAATAATGTTGGTTCACTACATGGGTTCATGTACAAGTACCTTAAAAGCATGGTCTTGACTCTCTTTGGCCATGATGGTCTCAAGAAGATGCTTCCTCAAGTCGAAATAACTGCAAGTAAGAGGTTAGAGCTTTGGTCAAATCAAGATTCAGTAGAACTCAAAGATGCAACCGCAAGC ATGATCTTTGATCTCACCGCAAAGAAGTTGATCAGCCATGAACCAGACAAGTCATCAGAGAATCTAAGAGCAAACTTTGTTGCTTTTATTCAGGGATTGATCTCCTTCCCTTTTGACATCCCAGGCACAGCTTATCACAAATGTCTACAG GGTAGGGAAAAGGCAATGAAAATGTTGAAGAGTATGCTTCAAGAGAGGCGTAAGAACCCGCGGAAGATCCCAAGTGATTTCTTTGATTACGTTATTGAAGAGATTCAGAAAGAAGGGACAATTCTGACAGAGGATATTGCACTGGACTTGATGTTTGTCTTACTATTTGCCAGCTTCGAAACAACATCTCTCGCTTTAACTTTAGCTATCAAGTTTCTTACAGATGACCCTGCAGTCCTAAAGCGTTTAACG GAAGAACATGAGACAATTCTGAGAAACCGGAAAGATGCAGACTCAGGACTTACATGGGAAGAATACAAGTCAATGACTTACACATTTCAG TTTATTAACGAAACAGCGAGACTAGCAAATATAGTTCCTGCAATCTTCAGAAAGACGTTGAGAGATATAAAATTCAAAG ATTATACCATTCCAGCCGGCTGGGCGGTGATGGTCTGTCCACCAGCTGTACATTTGAATCCAGAAAAGTATAAAGATCCTTTAGTCTTCAATCCATCAAGATGGGAG GGATCAAAAGCTACCAATGCATCAAAGCACTTCATGGCGTTTGGTGGCGGTATGAGGTTCTGTGTTGGAACCGACTTCACCAAATTGCAGATGGCTGCGTTTCTTCATACCTTGGTAACAAAATACAG GTGGGAAGAGATTAAAGGAGGAGACATACTTCGAACTCCTGGATTACAGTTTCCAAATGGTTACCATGTCAGACTCCATAAAAAAGAGACTTAG
- the LOC104739924 gene encoding RHOMBOID-like protein 6, mitochondrial produces MSSRDMERGRKHRGDTQWTSWLTPTIVVANVAVFIVVMFINDCPKTTNGANGDCVAKFLRRFSFQPLRENPLLGPSSSTLEKMGALEWRKVVQGNEKWRLITSMWLHAGVFHLFTNMFNVIFFGIRLEQQFGFIRIGLVYLISGFGGNILSALFLQNSISVGASGALLGLMGAMLSELLINWTIYANKLAALFTILFIIAINLAIGLLPWVDNFAHIGGFLTGFLLGFVLLIRPQLGWEESRNSSQYGGRARSKYNPCQYMLFFIAGVVVVAGLTVGIVMLFKGENGNKHCKWCHRLDCYPTSKWSC; encoded by the exons atgtccAGTAGAGATATGGAGAGAGGTAGGAAACACAGAGGGGACACCCAGTGGACGTCCTGGCTGACTCCGACTATTGTCGTGGCTAATGTCGCCGTCTTCATCGTTGTCATGTTCATCAACGACTGCCCCAAGACGACCAATGGTGCAAATGGAGATTGCGTGGCCAAGTTTCTCCGTAGGTTCTCGTTCCAGCCACTCAGAGAAAACCCTCTTTTAGGCCCATCTTCTTCCAC ATTGGAGAAAATGGGAGCTTTGGAATGGAGGAAAGTCGTGCAAGGCAATGAAAAATGGAGGCTCATCACTTCTATGTGGCTCCACGCTGGTGTCTTTCACCTTTTTACTAATATGTTCAATGTAATCTTCTTCGGTATCCGCCTTGAGCAGCAGTTTGGCTTCA TAAGAATTGGACTCGTCTACTTGATATCGGGATTTGGCGGAAACATTCTCTCAGCTCTCTTCCTTCAAAATAGCATCTCAGTTGGTGCCTCGGGCGCTCTTCTTGGACTCATGGGAGCAATGTTATCAGAGCTTCTCATCAACTGGACTATCTACGCCAACAAG CTGGCGGCTTTGTTCACAATCTTGTTCATCATAGCAATCAATTTGGCAATAGGATTGCTTCCTTGGGTTGACAACTTTGCTCACATTGGTGGTTTCTTAACCGGATTTTTACTTGGGTTTGTACTACTGATCCGGCCTCAGTTAGGATGGGAAGAGTCACGCAACTCTTCGCAGTATGGTGGCCGTGCCAGATCAAAGTATAACCCGTGCCAGTACATGTTGTTCTTTATTGCCGGTGTAGTTGTCGTAGCGGGTTTGACAGTTGGGATTGTGATGCTTTTCAAAGGAGAGAATGGGAACAAACATTGCAAATGGTGCCATCGCCTAGACTGTTATCCTACTTCCAAATGgtcttgttga